From one Flavobacteriales bacterium genomic stretch:
- a CDS encoding ribonucleotide-diphosphate reductase subunit beta: protein MELPPDPAFTNEPLLKENKDRFVIFPIQHNDIWQFYKKHEAAFWTAEEIDLHADLVDWADKLNDDERYFIKHVLAFFAASDGIVNENLAENFLHEVQYPEARFFYGFQIAMENIHSETYSLLIDTLIKDPLEKDKLLHAIDTVPCVSKKAEWALKWISKGTFAERLIAFAAVEGIFFSGSFCSIFWLKKRGLMPGLSFSNELISRDEGLHCDFACLLYTKHLLNKLPKKTVETIIRDAVEIEKEFVTDALPVNLIGMNAKLMQQYIEFVADRLLMELGNEKVYNALNPFDFMEMISLQGKTNFFEKRVGEYQKAGVLNKGDKNEAKFTLDADF from the coding sequence ATGGAGCTCCCCCCCGATCCCGCCTTCACCAACGAGCCCCTCCTCAAAGAGAACAAGGACCGCTTCGTCATCTTCCCCATCCAGCACAACGACATCTGGCAGTTCTACAAGAAGCACGAGGCCGCCTTCTGGACCGCCGAGGAGATCGACCTCCATGCCGACCTCGTGGACTGGGCCGACAAGCTCAACGACGACGAGCGCTACTTCATCAAGCACGTGCTCGCCTTCTTCGCCGCCAGCGACGGCATCGTGAACGAGAACCTCGCGGAGAACTTCCTGCACGAAGTGCAGTATCCCGAGGCGCGCTTCTTCTATGGCTTCCAGATTGCCATGGAGAACATCCACAGCGAGACCTACAGCCTGCTCATCGACACGCTGATCAAGGATCCCTTGGAGAAAGACAAGCTGCTGCATGCCATCGACACCGTGCCCTGCGTGAGCAAGAAGGCCGAGTGGGCGCTGAAGTGGATCAGCAAGGGCACCTTCGCCGAGCGCCTCATCGCCTTCGCTGCCGTGGAAGGCATCTTCTTCAGCGGCAGCTTCTGCTCCATCTTCTGGCTGAAGAAGCGCGGCCTCATGCCCGGCCTCAGCTTCAGCAACGAGCTCATCAGCCGCGACGAGGGCCTGCATTGCGACTTCGCCTGCCTGCTCTACACCAAGCACCTGCTCAACAAGCTCCCCAAGAAGACCGTGGAGACCATCATCCGCGATGCCGTGGAGATCGAGAAGGAGTTCGTGACCGACGCCCTGCCCGTGAACCTGATCGGCATGAACGCCAAGCTCATGCAGCAGTACATCGAGTTCGTGGCCGACCGCCTGCTCATGGAACTCGGCAACGAGAAGGTGTACAACGCCCTGAACCCGTTCGACTTCATGGAGATGATCTCGCTCCAGGGCAAGACCAACTTCTTCGAGAAGCGCGTCGGTGAGTACCAGAAGGCCGGGGTGCTCAACAAGGGCGATAAGAACGAGGCCAAGTTCACGTTGGACGCTGATTTCTGA
- a CDS encoding DUF2007 domain-containing protein, whose protein sequence is MDTFVTVATFMWPTDAVVPCALLESAGIKAHVKDEMTVQIQNLASQAVGGLKIQVPADDAEHARDILREAGFLVEGSEENPHFWLAIDRATRRVPLLGRIDLLMARVLVLVAIVLLAIGIPIAIMSQPDAYELLSSSDWCIDGIEVKGQPVQALSTSSGLMITYAGCEERLTLESSGSATLPGFNSPVQYAAWRLDDTGIHFEDLAMHQDVYGGSFSYEVNEWHLTLTSPTTTIYCSKFMLW, encoded by the coding sequence ATGGACACCTTCGTCACCGTTGCCACCTTCATGTGGCCCACCGACGCCGTGGTTCCCTGTGCTCTGCTGGAGAGCGCCGGCATAAAGGCCCACGTGAAGGACGAGATGACCGTGCAGATCCAGAATCTCGCCTCTCAAGCCGTTGGAGGGCTGAAGATCCAAGTGCCAGCTGATGATGCCGAACACGCTCGCGATATCCTTCGCGAAGCAGGGTTCCTCGTCGAAGGCTCTGAAGAGAACCCGCACTTCTGGCTGGCAATTGACCGAGCCACACGAAGAGTGCCCCTCCTTGGTCGCATCGATTTGCTCATGGCACGCGTGCTTGTGCTCGTTGCAATCGTGTTGCTAGCCATTGGAATTCCGATTGCCATCATGTCGCAACCGGATGCCTACGAGCTCCTCTCAAGCTCGGATTGGTGCATCGATGGAATCGAGGTCAAAGGCCAGCCAGTTCAAGCACTCAGCACCTCTTCAGGACTCATGATAACGTATGCTGGCTGTGAAGAACGATTGACGCTTGAATCTTCAGGCAGCGCCACCTTGCCTGGATTCAACTCACCCGTTCAATACGCCGCTTGGCGGTTGGATGACACAGGTATTCACTTTGAAGACCTGGCCATGCATCAAGACGTCTATGGCGGATCTTTCTCGTACGAGGTGAACGAGTGGCATCTTACGCTCACTTCACCGACCACGACCATCTACTGCAGCAAGTTCATGCTCTGGTAG
- a CDS encoding type II toxin-antitoxin system YafQ family toxin, with the protein MIELVWDSGFKRAYKKRIGNDPALKQRFWDALEVFVADPFAHELRTHPLTGKLHGCHAFSVDLDCRVVFMFLKGHSKVLLIDIGTHEEVY; encoded by the coding sequence ATGATCGAGTTGGTCTGGGACTCTGGCTTCAAGCGCGCTTACAAGAAGCGTATCGGGAACGACCCCGCACTGAAGCAACGGTTCTGGGATGCGTTGGAAGTGTTCGTCGCAGATCCCTTCGCTCACGAGCTGCGCACGCACCCGCTTACCGGCAAGCTCCATGGCTGCCATGCCTTCAGCGTGGACCTCGACTGCCGGGTAGTGTTCATGTTCCTCAAGGGCCATAGCAAGGTGCTGCTCATCGACATCGGCACGCACGAGGAGGTCTATTGA
- a CDS encoding type II toxin-antitoxin system RelE/ParE family toxin, giving the protein MKRALILRPSARKDVADGDKWYEGKSQGLGDRFLLEVQRCLGYILANPSGFQRVHEQFRQAPLKVFPYVIVYRLDGDLTVVMRVFHTSQHPGKRFRKKK; this is encoded by the coding sequence ATGAAACGCGCGCTCATCCTGCGGCCTTCGGCCCGAAAGGACGTCGCCGACGGTGACAAGTGGTATGAGGGGAAGAGCCAAGGTTTGGGCGATCGCTTCCTCTTGGAAGTACAACGCTGTCTTGGATACATCCTCGCTAACCCAAGCGGTTTTCAGCGGGTGCACGAACAATTCCGGCAGGCACCGCTGAAGGTGTTCCCGTATGTGATCGTCTATCGGCTTGATGGAGATCTAACTGTGGTCATGCGCGTCTTCCACACCAGCCAACACCCGGGGAAGCGATTCCGAAAGAAGAAGTGA
- a CDS encoding PIN domain-containing protein: protein MSGNSLVLDTSVAIDILGGDARAAELVQGAQVYVSAITRVELLSIAKPRTHSPEAAKAFLADCKLVQFTNEIQDITIQLRKAYKLKLPDAAIAATAVWLNTRLLTADTSFTKAGKDIAVLLYER from the coding sequence ATGAGTGGCAATAGCCTTGTCCTCGACACCAGCGTTGCCATCGACATCCTGGGCGGCGACGCGCGAGCCGCCGAACTGGTGCAAGGCGCCCAGGTTTACGTCTCTGCCATCACACGTGTGGAACTATTGAGCATCGCCAAGCCGCGCACGCATTCGCCGGAAGCCGCCAAAGCCTTCCTGGCTGATTGCAAGCTGGTGCAATTCACCAACGAGATCCAGGACATCACGATACAACTGAGGAAGGCCTACAAGCTGAAGCTGCCCGATGCAGCGATTGCTGCCACGGCAGTCTGGCTGAACACCCGCTTGCTCACCGCCGATACGTCGTTCACCAAGGCGGGAAAGGATATCGCGGTGCTACTGTACGAACGCTAG
- a CDS encoding type II toxin-antitoxin system RelE/ParE family toxin, whose amino-acid sequence MAPTLIYRDEATDDIAEGMAWYRDRAEGLDERFLKEVLACEAAIRKFPRGSPIIYKHFRKLPLHGFPYVLLYGEWKNAVVIYRVFHTSQHPGKRFRKKK is encoded by the coding sequence ATGGCACCCACGCTCATCTACCGCGACGAGGCCACGGACGACATCGCCGAGGGCATGGCGTGGTACCGAGATAGAGCTGAAGGCCTTGATGAGCGGTTCCTGAAGGAAGTCCTTGCATGCGAAGCGGCCATCAGGAAGTTCCCGCGCGGCAGCCCCATCATCTACAAGCACTTCAGGAAGCTGCCTCTGCATGGCTTCCCCTATGTGCTGCTCTATGGCGAATGGAAGAATGCGGTGGTCATCTATCGCGTCTTCCACACCAGCCAACACCCGGGGAAGCGATTCCGAAAGAAGAAGTGA